In Paraburkholderia terrae, the DNA window AGCCGGTCGAGGGCTTTCTGGATCGCTTCCTCGGACGCGCTGTCGAGCGCGGAGGTCGCTTCGTCGAGCAGCAGGATCGGCGCGTTCTTCAGGATCGCGCGCGCAATCGCGATGCGCTGACGTTGACCACCTGACAGCTTCACGCCGCGGTCGCCGACGATCGTATCGAAGCCCTCCGGCATCGCCTCGATAAAGTCCGAGCAACGGGCTTCGCGCGCAGCGGCGAGCACTTCGTCGCGCGTCGCTTCAGGCCGGCCGTACGCGATGTTTTCATAGACCGAGCGGTGGAACAGCGAGATGTCCTGCGGCACCAGCGCGATCGAGTGGCGCAGGCTGTCCTGCGAGATCGACGAGACATCCTGACCGTCGATCAGGATGCGTCCGGCCTGGGTTTCATAGAAGCGTTGCAGCAGCGCGAGCACGGTCGACTTGCCCGCGCCCGACTTGCCGATCAGGCCCACGCGTTGGCCCGCCGGAATGTCGAGATCGAAATGATCGAGAATCGGGCGGCGTTTGGGATAGGCGAACGTCACCTTGTCGAAGGTCACGCGGCCGCCTTGCGGCACGAGTTCGACGGCGTCGTTGTGGTCAGGCATGCCGTGCGGCTCGAGCAGCGTCTTCACGGCTTCCGCGAGACGTGCGACGTGCTGCGTCACGTCGACGAGCGCGACGGCCAGATCGCGCGTGCCGTGCAGGATCGTAAAACCAAGCGAGCTGACCAGCACGATGTCGCCCGAGGTCGCCTTGCCCTGATCCCAGAGCCACAGCGCCCAGCCGAGCAGCCCCGCCGACAGCAGCGCCGTGATGACCGCGTGCAGCAGACGCAGCTTCTCCAGATACAGCAGGCTTTGCTGGCGCGCGACCATTTCCGACTTCACGGTCGCGCTGAAGCGTTTCTGCTCGCGGAACGTCATGCCGAACGCGCGCACGAGGCCCATGTTGCCGATCACGTCGACGAGTTCGCCGTCGACAGCGGCCGCCTTGCTCGCGAAGGTGTGATGGCGAGCCGAGCCACGGCCAGCCAGCTTGAACAGCACGACAGACAGAATCGCCGAGCAGGTCAGCAGGCCGAGCGCCATCAACGGATTGACGGCGGTGATCATCACGATCGCGCCGACCACCGCGATGCACGGCGGCAGCACGTTCCACGCAGTCGTGTTTTCGGCTGTGTAGACGGCGTTCGACGTCGCCGTGATCCGGCTCGCCAGCGTACCCGGCTGTTTCTCCGCGTAGTAGGTCGGCGAATGGCCCGTCAGATACTGGAACAGGTCCTTACGAAGATCGCCCGTGACGGCCACGAACGTATGCGCGGCGACCCAGCCGCCAACACGCCACAACAGGTTGTCGGCGGCGATCAGGCCGACCAGGATCGCGAACGCGCCCCACAGCGGCCCTGGATGATGACGGCCCGCGCCGAGCACATCGATCAAATGCTTGATCGCGTATTGCGAAGCGAGCGCACAGCCCACGGCCGCGAACACGCTGCCCAGCACGATCAGATGAGCGACTGGATGGCGGCGGATAAAGCGGAAAAGGAACGCAAGCGGCCGGTGCGCATAGCTCGCAAGCTTTGCGTTATGGGCGTTTCGCTGGGCAATGGTCAGATGTTCCAATTGTTCGTTTGGTCTGTCAGTGTCGGTTTGAGACGTCTGAAACGGGTTCAGGTCGTGCAACGGCCGTGCCTGGGAACGGCCCGTAACACCAGCGTAGGCCTCGCATTGTAAACATGCAAAAGCCATTTCGCATGGCGGTACAGCCAATGGGGGCGCGATTATTTTCGCGACACGTACCGGTAAGGTTTCCCAGCCTTGACCCGCGAGCGGGCAAGGGGTTCACGACAGCGCCGTGAATTTTCGAGATATAATTACAGATTGCATACGAGCCGGCGAGGCGGAATTTGATTGAGTTCCAGCCGTCGCAGACGGGTCAACGATGACCGCGGTCGAACGGCTTGCGACGCCAGTGCCGAAGCAGGGCTCCCACTGTAAAACACCTTGAGAAAACAAGGGTTTGCGAAGTGTTTCGCGTTTGTAACAACGTAAAGACTTTGAAATGTAGGGGCCGGTCCGCGAGACAGGCATCGATAATGCATGCTCGGTCGCGTCAGGAAAAAACTGACAGTTTGTCAACGTTCGTTCGTTAGCCGCGTTTATGGCTTTGAGCACAGACTTTGACATCGACCAAGCTGGCGTCTTACCAAGCGATCCATCGCAGGAATTTCTCGAAAGAATCAGGCTCGTGTCCGGTGCAGCTTCAGGCTGCATGCCGAACCGGGCGCCCTGGCGAGCAAGCGAAGTCGCTTTTTCCAAACTGCAGTCTTTTTGCCTGATTTTTTACGAGGAGTTCTCCCTATGCGAATCGCTCAAATCGCTCCCTTGCACGAGGCGGTTCCTCCCAAGCTCTATGGCGGCACGGAACGCGTCGTGTCGTACCTGACGGAAGCGCTCGTCGAGCTGGGACATGACGTGACGCTTTTTGCCAGTGGCGATTCGCAAACCTCCGCGAAGCTCGAAGCTTTCTGGCCGCAGGCGTTGCGTCTGGACCCGACCATTCGCGACGTGATGGCGCCGCACATGCTGCTGCTCGAAGAAGTCCGCCGCCGCGCGGAAGAATTCGACGTGCTGCATTTCCACATCGACTACTACCCGTTCTCGCTGTTCGCGCGCCAGCCGGTGCCGTTCCTGACGACCATGCACGGCCGTCTCGATCTGCCCGAACTGCAGCCAGTCTTCAACACGTTCAGCGACGTGCCCGTCGTGTCGATCTCGGACAACCAGCGCCAGCCGCTGCAACAGGCTCACTGGCTGTCGACGGTCTATCACGGTCTGCCGGAAAACGTGCTCACGCCGATCCCCAACGTCGAGCCGGGCTACCTCGCATTCCTCGGCCGCGTCTCGCCGGAGAAGGGCCTCGACCGCGCGATCCGCATCGCTGGCCAGGCGGGCATGAAGCTCAAGGTCGCCGCCAAGATCGACAAGGCCGACCGCGCCTACTACGAAGAAGTGATCAAGCCGCTGATGGCGCTGCCGC includes these proteins:
- a CDS encoding glycosyltransferase family 4 protein translates to MRIAQIAPLHEAVPPKLYGGTERVVSYLTEALVELGHDVTLFASGDSQTSAKLEAFWPQALRLDPTIRDVMAPHMLLLEEVRRRAEEFDVLHFHIDYYPFSLFARQPVPFLTTMHGRLDLPELQPVFNTFSDVPVVSISDNQRQPLQQAHWLSTVYHGLPENVLTPIPNVEPGYLAFLGRVSPEKGLDRAIRIAGQAGMKLKVAAKIDKADRAYYEEVIKPLMALPHVEYIGEIGEAEKREFLGNAHALVFPIDWPEPFGLVMIEAMACGTPVIAFKRGSVPEVIENGVSGFVVEDEISAVAALKRLDQLPRAQVRKAFESRFTSKVMAQNYLKTYEELLHAKRRTVLREVNAG
- a CDS encoding ABC transporter ATP-binding protein, which codes for MEHLTIAQRNAHNAKLASYAHRPLAFLFRFIRRHPVAHLIVLGSVFAAVGCALASQYAIKHLIDVLGAGRHHPGPLWGAFAILVGLIAADNLLWRVGGWVAAHTFVAVTGDLRKDLFQYLTGHSPTYYAEKQPGTLASRITATSNAVYTAENTTAWNVLPPCIAVVGAIVMITAVNPLMALGLLTCSAILSVVLFKLAGRGSARHHTFASKAAAVDGELVDVIGNMGLVRAFGMTFREQKRFSATVKSEMVARQQSLLYLEKLRLLHAVITALLSAGLLGWALWLWDQGKATSGDIVLVSSLGFTILHGTRDLAVALVDVTQHVARLAEAVKTLLEPHGMPDHNDAVELVPQGGRVTFDKVTFAYPKRRPILDHFDLDIPAGQRVGLIGKSGAGKSTVLALLQRFYETQAGRILIDGQDVSSISQDSLRHSIALVPQDISLFHRSVYENIAYGRPEATRDEVLAAAREARCSDFIEAMPEGFDTIVGDRGVKLSGGQRQRIAIARAILKNAPILLLDEATSALDSASEEAIQKALDRLMVGRTVVAIAHRLSTLHNFDRIIVMSAGKVIDDGSPEELRNRPGLYRDLLSKQFGKHSTLHVGGKKFDEQHVA